The DNA sequence ATGCATCTATTTTTTCAGAATTAATTAAAATATTTAAGCATGTTAAATTAGATTTTTTAAAATATTTAAATTTATATTCTAAAGAAGCATATCCACTAGAAACTGATTTAATTTGATCAAAAAAATTTAAAACTATTTCTGACATAGGAATATGATATGTAAGTGAAACTTGATTAGTATGATAAATCATTTTTTTTTGAATTCCTCTATGTTGTATACATAAAGAAATTATATTTCCAATATATTTAGGAGGTAATAAAATAATACATTCTGCAATCGGTTCTCGTATTTCTTTATATTTATCTTTAGATGGAAATTGATTTGGAGAATTAACATATAAAAATTTTTTTTCATTATTTATTTTTATTTCATATGTTACAGTTGGTGGTGTAGAAATTAAATTAAGATTATATTCTCGTTCTAATCTTTCTTGAATAATTTCCATATGTAAAATTCCTAAAAATCCACATTTAAATCCAAAACCAAGTGCTGTAGAATTTTCAGGTTCATAAAATAGTGATGAATCATTTAAACTTAATTTTCCTAATGCATCTCTAAAATTTTCATATTGATTAGAATTAATTGTATATAATCCAGCATATATTTGTGGTTTTATTTTTTTAAATCTAGATAATGGTTTTTTACATGGATTTTTTACTGAAGTTAATGTATCTCCTACAGGTGCTGCTAATATATTTTTAATTCCACATATAATCCATCCAACTTCTCCACAATTTAATTTTTTTAAAGAAATTTGTTTTGGTGTAAAAATTCCAAGTTTTTCAATTTTATATTTTTTTTTTGTACTCATTATTTGAATTTCTAATCCTTTTGTTAAAAATCCATTCTTAATTTTTATTAAAGAAACAACTCCTAAATAGTTATCAAACCATGAATCTATAATTATAGCTTGT is a window from the Buchnera aphidicola (Periphyllus koelreuteriae) genome containing:
- the lepA gene encoding translation elongation factor 4, whose amino-acid sequence is MKKIRNFSIIAHIDHGKSTLADRLIQICGNLKKREISSCMLDTMDLEKERGITIKAQTVTVQYIAKNKKKYCLNFIDTPGHVNFSYEVERSLSACEGALLVIDSTQGIEAQTLTNCYKAIDMNIKIIPVINKIDLPHANPNRVLKDIEDIIGISSKNSILCSAKTGFGINILLEKIVKKIPFPIGYANKPLQAIIIDSWFDNYLGVVSLIKIKNGFLTKGLEIQIMSTKKKYKIEKLGIFTPKQISLKKLNCGEVGWIICGIKNILAAPVGDTLTSVKNPCKKPLSRFKKIKPQIYAGLYTINSNQYENFRDALGKLSLNDSSLFYEPENSTALGFGFKCGFLGILHMEIIQERLEREYNLNLISTPPTVTYEIKINNEKKFLYVNSPNQFPSKDKYKEIREPIAECIILLPPKYIGNIISLCIQHRGIQKKMIYHTNQVSLTYHIPMSEIVLNFFDQIKSVSSGYASLEYKFKYFKKSNLTCLNILINSEKIDALSFIVHESISEKKGREIIEKMKKMIPRQQFNISIQAEVKNKIVARTTIKQLRKNVLSKCYGGDISRKKKLLKKQKLGKKRMKKIGNINVPKEAFFSILNINKN